From the genome of Mesorhizobium japonicum MAFF 303099, one region includes:
- a CDS encoding FAD-dependent oxidoreductase has protein sequence MAVTTPSALPVAIIGAGVAGLALAVMLRRQGLGVCLFEARSREALSEGVFFTLAPNGINALRALGLAERVSALGVPTLGFEIMNAAGRRLIHLDERQSMREAGAESVTLRRSDLLGALLDEAFALGADIRFDHALGEMEEQPDCVRLAFGNGATVDAAWLAGCDGVWSRVRRVCFPASPDPVYTGLTGVGGVVELPFVEPTDGRMHMVFGKKAFFGYMKPDDGPVLWFSSFPLDEDAALARPDPLHLAATVRQLHAGDPRTIRRIVESVTQIPRTYCSTCCICRNGTPTGWLFWAMPRMPSRRIPGRARRWPSRTPSCLAACLDATPLPAQAFAAFQALRQDRVEHIVKVSRRIGSQKQVKGRVALFLRDLMLPFFVRLGARTNRAMTRYRADLAPLEKPSI, from the coding sequence ATGGCCGTCACCACCCCCTCGGCATTGCCGGTCGCCATCATTGGCGCCGGCGTTGCCGGGCTGGCCCTGGCCGTCATGCTTCGTCGGCAAGGGCTTGGTGTCTGTCTGTTCGAGGCACGGTCGCGCGAAGCGTTGAGCGAAGGCGTCTTCTTCACCTTGGCGCCCAACGGCATCAACGCCTTGCGCGCGCTTGGGCTTGCCGAGCGCGTAAGTGCGCTGGGCGTGCCGACGCTTGGCTTCGAGATCATGAACGCCGCCGGGCGCCGGCTCATCCATCTCGACGAGCGGCAATCGATGCGCGAAGCGGGCGCCGAAAGCGTCACGCTGCGACGCTCGGACCTGCTCGGCGCGCTGCTGGATGAAGCGTTTGCGCTTGGCGCCGACATCCGTTTTGACCATGCGCTTGGCGAGATGGAAGAGCAGCCTGACTGTGTGCGCCTTGCCTTCGGCAATGGCGCCACTGTCGATGCCGCGTGGCTGGCCGGTTGCGATGGCGTCTGGTCGCGCGTCCGCCGCGTCTGTTTTCCGGCCTCCCCGGATCCTGTCTATACCGGACTGACCGGCGTCGGCGGCGTGGTGGAACTGCCCTTTGTCGAGCCGACCGACGGCCGGATGCATATGGTGTTCGGCAAGAAAGCCTTCTTCGGCTACATGAAACCGGATGACGGGCCGGTGTTGTGGTTCTCGTCCTTCCCGCTGGACGAGGATGCTGCCTTAGCGAGACCCGATCCCCTGCATCTGGCGGCAACCGTTCGCCAGCTGCATGCCGGCGATCCCCGGACGATCCGTCGGATCGTCGAGAGTGTCACGCAAATCCCGCGCACCTATTGTTCGACATGCTGCATCTGCCGCAATGGCACACCGACCGGGTGGTTGTTCTGGGCGATGCCGCGCATGCCGTCGCGCCGCATTCCGGGCAGGGCGCGTCGATGGCCATCGAGGACGCCGTCGTGCTTGGCCGCCTGCCTGGATGCGACACCGCTGCCGGCACAGGCCTTCGCCGCCTTTCAGGCGCTGCGCCAGGACCGCGTCGAGCACATCGTCAAGGTTAGCCGGCGTATCGGTTCGCAAAAGCAGGTGAAAGGCCGCGTCGCTCTGTTCCTGCGTGACCTCATGCTGCCGTTCTTCGTCCGCTTGGGCGCACGCACGAACCGCGCCATGACGCGTTACCGTGCCGACCTGGCGCCGCTCGAAAAACCGTCTATCTGA
- a CDS encoding GMC oxidoreductase has product MIFDGYEAYRAANFKPKVCILGSGPAGTTIARKLGAAGIPVVVLEAGSREFSDESQDFYRGTKVGDFYFDLDITRLRYMGGSSNHWAGWCRVLDKLDFEPKAWAPDTGWPIRRADIEPYLTEVRDILELPDFRPDVPISDDIRWVQLIKSPAVRFAEKFADELDKSGNIAVVLNTYATELAGDGKRVTGAKLWSNGQDAGAFSADYFIVCTGGLENSRLLLWSNQRSNGGVVPNATALGRYWMEHPTFEGGNAILADYGEFEVDAVNEAFFSPTLAAMERLRIMNFGIRLIETPYAGVKHVIADLACTAPDMAEWVAYQLSQNLRCAAQLYVAWEQAPLASNQIELSKTDVDHAGVPRIELHWKKSELERRTLVEGLKLFGTTLIEKDLGRVRLMDWIANGEDYPTDEETAGHHHMGGTRMGIDMTRSVVDANCKVHGMDNLYVGGSSVFCTSGQANPTTTITALACRLGEHLSKVVAV; this is encoded by the coding sequence ATGATCTTCGACGGCTATGAGGCGTATCGCGCCGCCAACTTCAAACCCAAGGTCTGCATCCTCGGTTCGGGTCCGGCCGGCACCACCATTGCCCGCAAGCTGGGCGCTGCCGGCATCCCGGTCGTGGTGCTGGAGGCCGGCTCGCGGGAGTTCAGCGACGAGTCGCAGGATTTCTACCGCGGTACTAAAGTCGGCGATTTCTATTTCGACCTCGACATCACGCGGCTGCGGTATATGGGCGGCAGCTCCAACCATTGGGCCGGCTGGTGCCGTGTGCTCGACAAACTGGATTTCGAGCCGAAGGCCTGGGCGCCGGATACGGGCTGGCCGATCCGCCGTGCCGACATCGAGCCCTATCTGACGGAGGTGCGCGATATCCTCGAACTTCCCGACTTCCGGCCGGATGTGCCGATCTCGGACGACATACGCTGGGTGCAGCTGATCAAGAGCCCGGCGGTGCGCTTTGCCGAAAAATTCGCCGACGAACTGGACAAGAGCGGCAACATCGCGGTCGTGCTCAACACCTATGCCACCGAGCTCGCCGGCGACGGTAAACGCGTGACCGGCGCCAAACTATGGTCAAACGGCCAGGACGCAGGCGCCTTCAGCGCCGACTACTTCATCGTCTGCACCGGCGGGCTGGAGAATTCGCGGCTGCTTCTGTGGTCGAACCAGCGCTCCAACGGCGGTGTCGTCCCGAACGCCACGGCACTTGGCCGCTACTGGATGGAGCACCCGACTTTCGAGGGCGGCAATGCCATCCTGGCCGATTACGGCGAGTTCGAGGTCGATGCCGTCAACGAGGCCTTCTTCTCGCCGACGCTTGCCGCGATGGAGCGCCTGCGGATCATGAATTTCGGCATCAGGCTGATCGAGACGCCCTATGCCGGCGTCAAGCATGTGATTGCAGATCTCGCCTGCACGGCGCCCGACATGGCCGAATGGGTCGCCTATCAACTCAGCCAGAACCTGCGCTGCGCGGCCCAGCTCTACGTCGCCTGGGAACAGGCGCCGCTGGCCTCCAACCAGATCGAGCTGTCCAAGACCGATGTCGACCATGCCGGCGTGCCGCGCATCGAGCTGCACTGGAAGAAATCGGAACTCGAACGCCGCACGCTAGTCGAAGGCCTGAAGCTGTTCGGCACGACGCTCATCGAAAAGGATCTTGGCCGCGTCCGTCTCATGGACTGGATTGCCAATGGCGAGGATTATCCGACCGACGAGGAGACCGCTGGCCACCATCATATGGGCGGCACGCGCATGGGCATCGACATGACCAGAAGTGTGGTAGACGCCAACTGCAAGGTGCACGGCATGGACAATCTCTATGTCGGCGGCTCCTCGGTGTTCTGCACGTCCGGTCAAGCCAACCCGACGACGACGATCACCGCGCTGGCCTGCCGGCTGGGCGAGCATCTGAGCAAGGTGGTCGCGGTCTGA
- a CDS encoding GGDEF domain-containing protein — MNSIILKAAAIAFASVAASLLLTLIIVPALGFPINRTIWLTSTLCPLVLAWVACASTFWQSDRLKNAHRELARAHAQLAAAHRRLSEKASRDDMTGMLNRESFFAALDGSRRKSDRGALLIIDADHFKKINDSFGHLTGDDALLLIASAIERGVRSGDVLGRIGGEEFGAFLVGATEQEAKRVAERIRREVELIRFRPVDERTIPLTVSIGGTVCGEDVNVSELMRAADRRLYQAKHRGRNLTILDTDISAAA; from the coding sequence ATGAACAGCATCATTCTGAAAGCCGCCGCTATCGCTTTCGCTTCCGTCGCCGCCTCGCTTCTTCTGACGCTGATCATCGTTCCGGCCCTGGGTTTCCCGATCAACCGAACGATCTGGCTGACCTCGACGCTCTGCCCGCTGGTGCTTGCATGGGTGGCCTGTGCCAGCACCTTCTGGCAGAGCGACAGGCTGAAGAACGCGCACCGCGAACTGGCCCGGGCACACGCCCAGCTTGCCGCCGCACATCGCCGCCTGTCGGAGAAAGCCAGCCGCGACGACATGACCGGCATGCTCAACCGGGAAAGTTTCTTTGCCGCGCTGGACGGTTCCCGGCGCAAGTCCGACCGCGGCGCGCTGCTGATCATCGACGCCGATCATTTCAAGAAGATCAATGACAGTTTCGGCCACCTGACCGGTGACGACGCACTGCTGCTGATCGCCAGCGCCATCGAACGCGGCGTGCGCAGCGGCGACGTGCTTGGCCGCATCGGCGGCGAGGAGTTCGGCGCGTTCCTGGTCGGCGCCACCGAGCAGGAGGCCAAGCGTGTCGCCGAACGCATTCGCCGCGAAGTCGAACTGATCCGCTTCCGGCCGGTCGACGAACGGACCATTCCGCTGACCGTCAGCATCGGCGGCACCGTCTGCGGCGAGGATGTCAACGTATCGGAACTGATGCGCGCCGCGGACCGGCGCCTCTACCAGGCCAAGCATCGGGGCCGCAACCTGACGATCCTCGATACCGACATTTCCGCGGCCGCCTGA
- a CDS encoding pyrimidine 5'-nucleotidase has protein sequence MTTQPDPARFAHVTDWVFDLDNTLYPHHSNLFSQIDVKMTAYVGELLALPREEARKLQKELYLEYGTTLNGLMTRHGIDPDDFLEKVHDIDYSWLVPDPVLGTAIRQLPGRKFIFTNGDRRHAERTARQLGILDHFDDIFDIVAAGLNPKPARQTYEKFAELHAVTGHNAVMFEDLARNLEVPKALGMTTVLVVPRNFEPTFAEIWERDPAQEDDVDFVTDDLAAFLTAIVAGERAVGSRE, from the coding sequence ATGACCACGCAGCCTGATCCCGCCCGCTTCGCCCATGTCACCGACTGGGTGTTCGACCTCGACAACACGCTCTATCCGCATCATTCGAATCTGTTCTCGCAGATCGACGTCAAGATGACCGCCTATGTCGGGGAACTGCTGGCGCTGCCGCGCGAGGAGGCGCGCAAGCTGCAGAAGGAGCTTTATCTCGAATATGGCACGACGCTGAACGGGCTGATGACGCGCCATGGCATCGATCCCGATGATTTCCTCGAGAAGGTGCATGACATCGACTATTCTTGGCTGGTGCCCGACCCTGTCCTGGGCACCGCCATCCGCCAGCTCCCCGGCCGCAAGTTCATCTTCACCAATGGCGATCGCCGGCACGCCGAGCGCACCGCGCGCCAGCTAGGCATTCTCGACCATTTCGACGACATTTTCGATATCGTCGCCGCCGGCCTCAATCCCAAGCCGGCGCGCCAGACCTACGAGAAGTTCGCCGAGCTGCATGCCGTTACCGGCCACAATGCGGTGATGTTCGAGGACCTCGCCCGCAACCTGGAGGTGCCGAAGGCACTGGGCATGACCACCGTGCTCGTCGTGCCGCGCAATTTCGAGCCGACCTTCGCCGAGATCTGGGAACGCGACCCCGCGCAGGAAGACGATGTCGATTTCGTCACCGACGATCTGGCGGCGTTTTTGACGGCGATAGTTGCGGGAGAACGAGCAGTAGGCAGTAGGGAATAG
- a CDS encoding LOG family protein: MTPMEKAGWTPLPHSDEDLERSKSVPDTPQTRAETYRLAWNDPDFMTRRELRAVRLQLELLKPEMILAERGIRSTVILFGGARLPEPGGVAWAAKNETQKKNLEENSKYYEEARKFARLCSQQSAASYYREYVVVTGGGPGVMEAGNRGADDVGAPSIGLNIVLPHEQAPNAYVTPELCFNFHYFAIRKMHFVMRAKAVAVFPGGFGTMDEFFETLTLIQTGRMERVPVILFGKSFWKRAINLDFLAEQGTISPGDQDIIDFVDTADEAWGIVSRFYKLGE; this comes from the coding sequence ATGACACCTATGGAAAAGGCGGGGTGGACGCCGCTGCCGCATTCGGACGAGGATCTGGAGCGGTCGAAAAGCGTGCCGGACACGCCGCAGACGCGGGCCGAGACCTACCGGCTTGCCTGGAACGACCCCGACTTCATGACCCGGCGTGAATTGCGCGCGGTGCGGCTGCAGCTCGAACTGTTGAAGCCGGAAATGATCCTGGCCGAGCGCGGCATCCGTTCGACGGTGATCCTGTTTGGCGGCGCGCGCCTGCCGGAACCCGGCGGCGTGGCCTGGGCGGCCAAGAACGAGACGCAGAAGAAGAACCTCGAGGAAAACAGCAAATATTACGAGGAGGCGCGTAAATTCGCTCGCCTGTGTTCGCAACAGTCGGCCGCCTCATATTACCGCGAATATGTCGTAGTGACCGGCGGCGGCCCCGGCGTGATGGAAGCGGGAAACCGCGGCGCCGACGATGTCGGCGCGCCGTCGATCGGGCTCAACATCGTGCTGCCGCACGAGCAGGCGCCGAACGCCTATGTGACGCCGGAGCTGTGTTTCAACTTCCACTATTTCGCCATCCGCAAGATGCATTTCGTCATGCGCGCCAAGGCGGTGGCGGTGTTTCCCGGCGGCTTCGGCACGATGGACGAGTTCTTCGAGACACTGACCCTGATCCAAACCGGGCGCATGGAGCGCGTGCCGGTGATCCTGTTCGGCAAATCCTTCTGGAAACGGGCGATCAACCTCGACTTCCTCGCCGAGCAAGGCACGATCAGCCCCGGCGACCAGGACATCATCGATTTCGTCGACACCGCCGACGAAGCCTGGGGCATTGTCAGCCGGTTCTACAAATTAGGGGAATAA
- the dapD gene encoding 2,3,4,5-tetrahydropyridine-2,6-dicarboxylate N-succinyltransferase codes for MSKPDLASLEKTIEKAFDERDAISTATRGETRDAIQAALDLLDRGTVRVAERQADGKWHVNQWLKKAVLLSFRLNPMEIIKGGPGQAVWWDKVPSKFDGWSAVDFEKAGFRAVPSSIVRRSAYVAPGAVLMPSFVNVGAYVDTGTMVDTWASVGSCAQIGKNVHLSGGVGIGGVLEPMQAGPTIIEDNCFIGARSEVVEGCIVREGSVLGMGVFIGQSTKIVDRATGEIFYGEVPPNSVVVAGSLPGKPFPNNEPGPGLYCAVIVKRVDAKTRSKTSINELLRD; via the coding sequence ATGTCGAAGCCCGATCTGGCGAGCCTCGAAAAGACCATCGAGAAGGCCTTCGACGAACGCGACGCGATTTCGACCGCGACCCGTGGCGAGACGCGCGACGCCATCCAGGCCGCGCTCGACCTGCTCGACCGCGGCACGGTGCGCGTCGCCGAGCGCCAGGCCGACGGCAAGTGGCACGTCAATCAGTGGCTGAAGAAGGCCGTGCTGCTCTCCTTCCGACTCAACCCGATGGAGATCATCAAGGGCGGCCCGGGCCAGGCCGTCTGGTGGGACAAGGTGCCGTCCAAGTTCGATGGCTGGAGCGCCGTCGATTTCGAGAAGGCGGGTTTTCGCGCGGTGCCGTCGTCGATCGTGCGCCGTTCCGCCTATGTCGCGCCGGGCGCCGTGCTCATGCCATCCTTCGTCAATGTCGGCGCCTATGTCGACACGGGCACCATGGTCGACACCTGGGCCTCGGTCGGTTCCTGTGCGCAGATCGGCAAGAACGTGCATCTGTCGGGCGGTGTCGGCATCGGCGGCGTGCTCGAGCCGATGCAGGCCGGCCCCACCATCATCGAGGACAATTGCTTCATCGGCGCGCGTTCGGAAGTCGTCGAGGGCTGCATCGTGCGCGAAGGCTCGGTGCTCGGCATGGGCGTCTTCATCGGCCAGTCGACCAAGATCGTCGACCGCGCCACGGGCGAGATCTTTTACGGCGAAGTGCCGCCCAATTCGGTGGTTGTTGCCGGCTCGCTGCCGGGCAAGCCTTTTCCGAACAACGAGCCTGGCCCCGGCCTCTACTGCGCCGTCATCGTCAAGCGCGTCGACGCCAAGACCCGGTCCAAGACCTCGATCAACGAATTGCTGCGCGATTGA
- a CDS encoding DUF805 domain-containing protein, with translation MDWKYLLTSFDGRINRAKFWAAIGVFIVIGIVAFIIDAILGTRITTASGGQIGIVGILTALASIYFALAVYAKRWHDRGKSGWWSLIILVPFIGEIWFLVECGILEGTRGANQYGPDPLA, from the coding sequence ATGGACTGGAAATATCTGCTGACGAGTTTCGACGGTCGCATCAATCGTGCCAAATTCTGGGCCGCGATCGGGGTCTTCATCGTCATTGGTATCGTTGCCTTCATTATCGATGCGATCCTGGGCACACGCATCACCACCGCCAGCGGCGGCCAGATCGGTATCGTCGGCATCCTCACCGCGCTGGCCTCGATCTATTTCGCACTCGCAGTCTACGCCAAGCGCTGGCATGATCGCGGCAAGTCGGGCTGGTGGAGCCTGATCATACTGGTGCCTTTCATCGGCGAGATCTGGTTTCTGGTGGAATGCGGCATTCTCGAAGGCACCAGAGGTGCCAATCAATACGGACCGGACCCGCTTGCCTGA
- a CDS encoding DUF805 domain-containing protein: MPDSSNLTWLFFKTSGRVSRAAYFLGGLLVAIIQAFPLYRFTLVPEGSAESNMWSFIFFIAFIASLWSNIALAVKRLHDLDKPGIAALILFVPVVSIVAFLVLCLFPGQPGPNRYGRRTNEPAQP; this comes from the coding sequence TTGCCTGACAGTTCAAATCTCACCTGGCTTTTCTTCAAGACATCGGGCCGCGTCAGTCGCGCGGCCTATTTTCTTGGTGGCCTGCTCGTCGCCATCATCCAGGCCTTCCCGCTCTACCGCTTTACGCTGGTGCCGGAAGGCTCGGCCGAGAGCAATATGTGGTCGTTCATCTTCTTCATCGCCTTCATTGCCTCGCTATGGTCGAATATCGCGCTGGCGGTGAAGCGGCTGCACGACCTCGACAAGCCTGGCATTGCCGCGCTGATCCTGTTCGTGCCGGTCGTCTCGATCGTCGCCTTTCTTGTGTTGTGCCTGTTTCCAGGGCAGCCTGGGCCTAACCGCTATGGCCGGCGCACCAACGAGCCGGCGCAACCCTGA
- a CDS encoding 2-dehydropantoate 2-reductase, whose translation MADGEKRIVIAGAGSIGCYVGGCLALAGRQVVLLARPRIEAALRQDGLRVSDLDGRDRLVKPDALGITADPAVALPEADVILVTVKSGATQEMAALIEAHARPDAVVVSLQNGVDNADRLRAGSGQRTVLAGMVPFNVVQSPDGELPLPVHRASEGKVMIEDGGAGLAGLLDVARLLDVEGLAVETHGDMKAVLWGKLLMNLNNALVALSDLPLARELADRRWRLILAGQIDEALRAMKASGIVPARIAGLRPALLPKVLRLPDWLFKLLARRMLAIDPEARSSMWDDLQRGRPTEIGELQGAVLGLAQRTGTPAPLLKNVNALVRAAEAARLGAPGLAPEQVAPPGASRSA comes from the coding sequence ATGGCAGACGGGGAAAAACGGATCGTCATCGCCGGTGCCGGCAGCATCGGCTGTTATGTCGGCGGTTGCCTGGCACTCGCCGGGCGGCAGGTTGTCCTGCTGGCGCGGCCACGCATCGAGGCGGCGCTGCGGCAGGACGGATTGCGCGTCAGCGACCTTGACGGCCGCGATCGCCTGGTCAAGCCCGACGCACTCGGGATCACCGCCGATCCCGCCGTCGCGCTGCCTGAGGCGGATGTGATCCTGGTGACCGTCAAGAGCGGCGCCACGCAGGAGATGGCAGCGCTGATCGAGGCCCATGCCCGCCCCGATGCGGTGGTGGTCAGCCTGCAGAACGGCGTCGACAATGCCGACAGACTGCGCGCCGGGTCTGGCCAGCGAACCGTGCTGGCCGGCATGGTGCCGTTCAATGTGGTGCAATCGCCTGACGGCGAGCTGCCGCTGCCCGTCCACCGCGCCAGCGAGGGCAAGGTTATGATCGAGGACGGCGGCGCCGGACTTGCCGGTCTTCTTGATGTCGCCCGTCTTCTTGATGTCGAGGGGCTGGCGGTCGAGACACATGGCGACATGAAAGCCGTGCTGTGGGGCAAGCTTTTGATGAACCTCAACAACGCGCTGGTGGCGCTGTCGGACCTGCCGCTGGCGCGCGAACTCGCCGATCGCCGCTGGCGGCTGATCCTGGCCGGCCAGATCGACGAGGCGCTGCGGGCGATGAAAGCCTCCGGCATCGTGCCAGCGCGGATCGCCGGACTGCGGCCGGCGCTGCTGCCGAAAGTGCTGCGGCTGCCGGACTGGCTGTTCAAACTGCTGGCGCGGCGCATGCTGGCGATCGACCCCGAGGCGCGCTCGTCGATGTGGGACGATCTGCAGCGCGGCCGGCCGACGGAGATCGGCGAACTGCAAGGCGCGGTGCTCGGCCTCGCCCAGAGAACGGGGACGCCGGCGCCGCTCTTGAAAAACGTTAACGCTTTGGTGCGCGCGGCGGAAGCGGCGCGGCTTGGCGCGCCCGGGCTGGCGCCGGAACAGGTTGCTCCGCCGGGTGCCTCTCGATCAGCGTGA
- the dapE gene encoding succinyl-diaminopimelate desuccinylase: MTLPTDPAANLAALIRCASVTPAEGGALGALETMLKPLGFLVDRPVFSEDGTPDIENLYARRSGNGPHLMFAGHTDVVPVGDEAAWTHPPFAAEIANGEMYGRGAVDMKGGIACFVAAIARHVENNGGPKGSVSLLITGDEEGPAINGTVKLLEWAASRGEKWDASIVGEPTNPDTLGDMIKIGRRGSLSGSITVNGRQGHAAYPQLADNPVRGLMGLVDALLHPVFDKGTKDFQPTNLEVTSIDVGNPATNVIPAKATATFNIRFNDTWTAETVQAEIHNRLDQAAKRKKYRPGKKTPVDYDLVWRDRPSHVFLTRDDKLVDTLAGSIKAAVGKEPTLSTSGGTSDARFIKDYCPVVEFGLVGKTMHMVDERVALADLETLTRIYQRFIEDWFGQG, encoded by the coding sequence ATGACGCTGCCGACCGACCCCGCCGCAAACCTCGCCGCCCTTATCCGTTGCGCCTCGGTGACTCCAGCCGAAGGCGGCGCGCTGGGCGCGCTGGAAACGATGCTGAAGCCGCTCGGCTTCCTGGTCGACCGGCCCGTCTTTTCGGAAGACGGCACGCCGGACATCGAGAACCTCTATGCGAGGCGGTCCGGCAACGGCCCGCATCTGATGTTCGCCGGCCATACCGATGTCGTGCCGGTCGGCGACGAAGCCGCCTGGACGCATCCGCCTTTCGCCGCCGAGATCGCCAATGGCGAGATGTATGGCCGTGGCGCCGTCGACATGAAGGGCGGCATTGCCTGCTTCGTCGCGGCGATAGCGCGCCATGTCGAGAACAATGGCGGCCCCAAGGGCTCGGTCTCGCTGCTGATCACCGGTGACGAGGAAGGCCCGGCCATCAACGGCACGGTCAAGCTGCTCGAATGGGCCGCTTCCAGGGGCGAGAAATGGGATGCCTCGATCGTTGGCGAGCCGACCAACCCGGACACGCTTGGCGACATGATCAAGATCGGCCGCCGCGGCTCGCTGTCCGGTTCGATCACGGTCAATGGCCGTCAGGGCCATGCCGCCTATCCGCAGCTTGCCGACAATCCGGTGCGCGGCTTGATGGGCCTGGTCGATGCCCTGCTGCATCCCGTCTTCGACAAGGGAACCAAGGATTTCCAACCGACCAATCTGGAGGTCACCTCCATCGATGTCGGCAACCCGGCCACCAATGTCATCCCCGCGAAGGCGACCGCGACCTTCAACATCCGCTTCAACGACACCTGGACGGCCGAGACCGTCCAGGCCGAAATCCACAACCGGCTCGACCAGGCGGCGAAGCGCAAGAAGTATCGGCCGGGCAAGAAGACACCGGTCGACTATGACCTCGTCTGGCGCGACCGGCCGAGCCATGTCTTCCTGACCCGCGACGACAAGTTGGTCGACACGCTTGCCGGCTCGATCAAGGCGGCGGTCGGCAAGGAGCCGACATTGTCCACTTCGGGCGGCACGTCGGATGCGCGCTTCATCAAGGATTACTGCCCGGTGGTCGAGTTCGGCCTGGTCGGCAAGACCATGCATATGGTCGACGAGCGCGTCGCCCTTGCCGATCTCGAAACGCTGACGCGGATCTACCAGCGCTTCATCGAAGACTGGTTCGGGCAGGGCTGA
- the truA gene encoding tRNA pseudouridine(38-40) synthase TruA, protein MPRFRLDIEYDGSLFAGWQHQADQPSVQQAIEQAIEKFCGEAVRLRAAGRTDAGVHASAQVAHVDLAKPWPGDKVRDAVNAHLQAAGAHVAILKAAIVPDDFDARFSATGRHYLYRILNRRAPAALEKGKVWWVPKRLDAGAMHEAAKLLLGRHDFTTFRSTQCQANSPVRTLERLDVSRAGDMIEVRASARSFLHNQVRSMVGSLKRVGDGGWTEAELKAALEARDRAACGQVAPPDGLFLIGVDYP, encoded by the coding sequence ATGCCGCGTTTTCGCCTCGACATCGAATATGACGGCAGCCTGTTCGCCGGCTGGCAGCATCAGGCCGACCAGCCTTCGGTGCAGCAGGCGATCGAGCAGGCGATCGAGAAATTCTGCGGCGAGGCGGTGCGGTTGCGCGCCGCCGGCCGCACCGATGCCGGCGTGCATGCGAGCGCCCAGGTGGCGCATGTCGACCTCGCCAAGCCATGGCCCGGCGACAAGGTGCGCGATGCCGTCAACGCCCATCTGCAGGCGGCCGGCGCGCATGTCGCCATCCTGAAAGCGGCGATCGTCCCGGACGATTTCGACGCCCGCTTCTCTGCCACCGGGCGCCACTATCTCTATCGCATCCTCAACCGGCGTGCGCCCGCGGCACTGGAAAAGGGCAAGGTGTGGTGGGTGCCGAAGCGGCTCGATGCCGGCGCCATGCACGAGGCCGCGAAACTCCTGCTCGGCCGGCATGACTTCACCACCTTCCGTTCGACCCAGTGCCAGGCCAACAGCCCGGTTCGGACGCTGGAACGCCTCGATGTTAGCCGGGCGGGCGACATGATCGAGGTGAGGGCTTCGGCCCGTTCCTTCCTGCACAACCAGGTGCGCTCCATGGTCGGCTCGCTCAAGCGCGTCGGCGATGGCGGCTGGACCGAGGCCGAGCTCAAGGCGGCGCTCGAAGCGCGCGACCGCGCCGCCTGCGGCCAGGTGGCGCCGCCCGACGGGCTTTTTCTCATCGGCGTCGATTATCCCTGA
- a CDS encoding GNAT family N-acetyltransferase → MSMMSIRAATPRDREAIRLVEEHAFGQQAEAGLVDALVTGGDAVVELVAEEDGQAVGHILFSRLFVQTGGRSFAAVALAPLAVEPSFHGSGIGGALIREAHIRLKDAGETLAVVLGDPAYYGRFGYSHARAEKFESEYQGEALQALAWGDAPEAGRLVYASAFTALAA, encoded by the coding sequence ATGAGCATGATGTCGATACGCGCGGCGACGCCGCGGGATCGCGAGGCCATTCGCCTCGTCGAGGAACACGCCTTCGGCCAGCAGGCGGAGGCCGGGCTGGTCGACGCGCTGGTCACCGGCGGCGACGCCGTCGTCGAACTGGTGGCGGAAGAAGACGGCCAGGCGGTCGGCCACATCCTGTTTTCCCGGCTGTTCGTCCAGACTGGCGGCAGGAGCTTCGCGGCGGTGGCGCTGGCGCCGCTGGCGGTGGAACCTTCGTTCCATGGCAGCGGCATAGGCGGCGCGCTGATCCGCGAGGCGCATATCCGGCTGAAGGATGCCGGCGAGACGCTGGCGGTGGTGCTGGGCGACCCGGCCTATTATGGCCGTTTCGGCTACAGCCATGCGCGGGCCGAGAAGTTCGAGAGCGAATACCAGGGCGAGGCGCTGCAGGCGCTGGCCTGGGGCGACGCTCCGGAGGCCGGCAGGCTGGTCTACGCTTCCGCCTTCACCGCTCTCGCCGCGTAG